A stretch of DNA from Virgibacillus proomii:
TATTAAAAATGTAAGCAATGTCATTGATCAGCTAGAAAACTTATAATTTAAAAAAGCGATACATTTGTCCTACTATTCGTGTCAGTTATTTTATTTGAACATTCTGAATTAGGAGGGGATAATTATGTCCTTCAATGGTAAAAAAGTAGGAGAGGATTTAAAAAAAGCGTTTAGCACTGGGGTATCGTACATGATGCCTTCCGTAATTGTCGGGGGGATATTTTTAGCAATCGCATTATCTTCAGGAACGCCAACAGATGAAGGAATGGTTGTAACAAACCCGTTTCTACAAAATTTAAACACAATCGGAGTAGCAGGTTTTGCTATGATGATCCCAATTTTAGCTGGCTATATTGCCTATTCTATTGCAGGGAAGCCTGGACTTATTCCTGGTATGATACTAGGTCATATTGCTAATACCCCATTGGGTGATGAAGGTGTATCTACTGGGTTTTTAGGAGCTATGATTGTCGGAATTATGGCTGGCTATCTTGCAAAATATGTAAAAACGTGGAAAGTTGGTCCTACGATAAGGACTATTATGCCTATCTTAATCATTCCTATTATTACTACATTTATTGTTGGGATGGTTTATATTTATATCCTAGCTCAACCACTATCTGGGTTTGTAACATCACTCGTTGATTTCCTATCTTCATTACAGGGAGGTAACGCCTTACTTTTAGGATTGGTCATTGGTGCATTTACCGCTATTGATATGGGAGGACCAATTAATAAAACTGTGACTGCCTTTACGTTAGCTTTAATGGCAGAAGGTATTTTTGAGCCAAATGGTGCCCACCGTATCGCTGTTGCTATTCCTCCATTAGGACTTGCTATTTCTACATTTATTTCACGAAGAAAATATACGAAGGCAGAGCGTGGAATGGGTGTTAGTGCTGGTTTTATGGGATTGATTGGTATTACCGAAGGAGCAATTCCGTTTGCCGTAAATGACTTAAAACGAGTAATTCCTGCCATTATGATTGGTAGCGCTGTTGGCGGTGGAATCGGCATGCTGCAAAATGTAGGTACGTATATTCCGCATGGAGGATTAATCGTCATTGGCGCAGTTGATGGGAAACTATGGTTCTTCTTAGCCATGCTGATAGGGTCACTTGTAACAGCTTTAATATTACATTTTACAAAACCTGATCTTCCAGAAGCTGAGCTACCTAAAACTAAATAAATGTTGGTCTTTATGTGAATCTTTTAACTTAATAAAGCTTCTTCAAGAAATTAACCATACGAATATCTGTATTGGTTTCCAATAGATCTAACATCTAACCGGCAATTATTAAATCTAACCAAGACGTTGGCACTCTAGTACTTCTTGACCTTCACTGCCCGCTTTTTGAACAGCACCATTATTTACAACAGGAGGAATCATAATTATGAAAACACCTATCAAATCAACTGTTAAAGCATTGTTAGAATTGCAAGAAGAAGATAAAAGCGCAACATTATTAGGTATTGGCCCAATGTCAAAGAATTTATTACAAGCAAGCTTTGAATTAGCTAGAGATTATGATTTTCCATTAATGTTCATTGCTAGCAGAAACCAAGTAGATATGGATGAACTTGGCGGTGGTTATGTAAATGGATGGAATCAGTTTACCTTTATGGAAGCTATTAAAGAAATGGCAGTAAAAACAAACTTTAACGGCTTGTACTATGTTTGTCGAGATCACGGTGGTCCGTGGCAACGAGACAAAGAAAGAAATGAGCATTTACCAGTAAATGAAGCAATGGCTCTAGGAAAAAAATCATATTTAGCGGATATTGAAGCGGGCTTTGACTTATTAATGATTGACCCGACAAAAGATCCCTTCGAAGTGGGAAAAGTAATACCACTTGAGACGGTAATTGAACGCACCGTGGAATTAATTGAGTATTGCGAACAGAAGAGAAAAGCTCGAAATCTGCCGGAAATTGGCTATGAAGTAGGTACAGAAGAAACAAATGGGGGACTAACATCTACAAATATTTATGAAACATTTATTCTTCGCTTACAAGAAGAATTAGATGAAAAGGGATTACCAATGCCTACTTTTATTGTTGGACAAACCGGAACTTTAGTGAGAAAAACGGAACAAGTGGGACAATTTAATTTTGAAAATGCCTATGAGCTCGCCCAAATGGCCAAAAAATATGGTGTTGGTTTAAAAGAACATAATGGTGATTATTTAGATGATGTCTCGTTACTAGAGCATATTCCATCACAGATTGCAGCAACAAATGTAGCACCTCAGTATGGAACAGAGGAAACAAGAGGCTATTTAAAATTAGCTAGTGTCGAACAGAAGTTAAAAGATTATGGTTTGATTGAAAATCCATCTAATTTACGAGATGTATTGCTCTATCATGCTATTAAAAGTGAACGATGGAGAAAATGGATGGTTGGAGACCAAACAAAGCTCACGGTTGATGAAATTATGAAGGACGCTGAACTATCTACTGCTATTTTAGACATTGCCGGACATTACACATTCAACCTTGCAGAAGTGAAGAAGGAGATTGATAAATTATATGCTAATTTAAATCAGGTGAATATTAATGGACAGCGCTTTATTGTGGAACATATTAAACGACCGATACGCGATTATGTAGAATGCTATAACCTACAAGGTGCTACGACGAGAATTAAAGAAAAACTATAAAAAAGCAGAATTGAAGGGATAGATAGCTCTAATCAATAGGGATGGGGAAGGTACTACTCATCCCCACTGATTTTAATCGTTTGCCAATCGGGTTATTACTATTACTAGATGTTTCCTTCAATAACTCTTGATTAGAAATACTTCTAGTCGATGGTTAAAGAAGGTCCCCTTTTCTGTTTTTCCTAGGAGTGTTTACTATGTTTGATAATATTGATCATTTAGCAGTTAATACGATCCGGGCATTAAGCATTGATGCAATCAACGCTGCAAATTCAGGTCATCCCGGATTACCAATGGGAGCTGCACCAATGGCTTATGTACTGTGGACAAAGCATTTAAAAGTAAATCCTAAAAACCCAAAATGGGCTAATAGGGATCGTTTTGTACTATCAGCCGGTCATGGCTCTGCCATGCTTTATAGTTTATTACATTTAGCAGAATATGATGTTACAATAGATGATCTAAAAAATTTCCGCCAGTTGGGAAGCCGTACCCCTGGACACCCTGAATTTGGTGTAACAGATGGCGTTGAAGCTACAACGGGACCTTTAGGTCAAGGTATTGCCAATGCAGTAGGTATGGCGATGACTGAAGCACACTTAGCTGCTTCTTATAATCAAGACAGTTTTCCCATTATCGATCATTATACGTATGCTTTGTGTGGCGATGGTGATTTAATGGAAGGAGTAGCTGCAGAAGCCGCTTCATTAGCCGGGCACTTAAAATTAGGAAAGTTAATTGTGTTATATGACTCCAACGATATATCACTTGATGGTCCAACTAGTAAAGCATTTACGGAAGATGTCGGAGCCCGCTTTATTGCTTATGGTTGGCAGCATATTGTAGTAGCAGATGGAAATGATTTGGAATCTATTTCTAAAGCAATCGAAACAGCAAAAGCAGAAATAGAAAGGCCTACGCTTATTGAAGTTAAAACAATTATTGGCTATGGTGCTCCTCATCAAGGTACGAATAAAGTACATGGATCACCTTTAGGAGAAGAAAATACCATGATAGCTAAAGAAAAGTATAGTTGGGCTTTTCCTCCATTTACTGTACCAAAAGAAGTTGCGCTCTGCTTTCATGAACATTTAGTCAAACCAGGTGAAAAAAGAGAGCAACAATGGAATAGTTTACTTGCTACCTATGAGCAGCAATTTCCTAAGAAGGGCAAACAGTTAATAGATGCTCTAAACGGTAATCTACCAGCAAATTGGGAAGATCTATTACCAAGATACTCGACTACAGATACACCTATAGCTACACGAAAAGCAAGTGAAGCCGCTATTCAGGCAATTAGCAAAAAGCTAGCTTCATTTTGGGGAGGTTCAGCAGATTTAAGTTCTTCTAATAATACTATGATCCACCAATCTAAAGACTTTTCGCCTCTGGATTACTCAGGACGTAACATCTGGTTTGGCGTTAGAGAATTTGCTATGGGTGCAATAATGAATGGAATGCTTTTACATGGTGGAACGATACCGTATGTGGGGACTTTTTTTGTGTTCTCTGATTATTTACGGGCAGCGATCCGAGTTGCAGCGATTTCTCATCTTCCTGGAATTTATGTTCTCACCCATGATTCTATTAGCGTCGGTGAAGACGGTCCTACTCATGAACCGATTGAACAATTAGCATCTTTTCGCTCCATGCCTAATATTAGTGTTATCCGTCCTGCTGATGGAAATGAAGCATCTCAAGCATGGAGAATGGCGATTCGCTCAACATCTAAACCAACATTGCTTATTTTAAGTCGCCAAAACTTACCTATCTTACCTGGTACTAGAGAAAAAGCCAGGTTGGGAGTTGAAAAAGGGGCTTATATATTATCCCCCGCTAGAAGTACCACCCAACATGGCATTATTATAGCAAGCGGATCTGAAGTTAACTTAGCGATACAAGTTCAAAAGAAATTATCAGAAAACGAAATTGATGTTTCTGTTGTCTCTATGCCAAGTTTTGATTTATTTGATCAACAAGATAAAACGTATCAAGCTCATGTTCTGCCAAATCATATACGAAATCGAGTTTCGATTGAATTAGGTTCTAATTTTGGCTGGAGTAAATATACTGGCTTAGACGGGATAAATATAAGTGTTGATAAGTTTGGCGCTTCTGGTAAAGGAGAAGAAGTAGTAAAAGCATATAACTTTACCACAAAACATATTGTACGGAAATATCTAGAGGTATTTTGCAACGAATGACTGCTTTATATGACCCTAAAGGTAAGGGAAAAGTAAAGCGTAACGCAATATATTTTAATGTAATTTTTTTAGTCATTTAGCAAAAAAAAACGTTATTTTATTCCTGCAAAGATAGTCCTGGAAAGCTATTGCATAGTTAAGATGAGAAATTTTTTCATTCATCTTAACTATGCATGGATTCATCATTATATTCGAGCAACTTCTGGCACCGTCATTTTCCAGCTTCGACAGGAACGTTTACCACAAAAAACAATCACGTCTTTCATATATACCCAGTCCATCCTCCCCTAACATATTCCGCCATATCTTTTGACAACTAACTAGCAAATTCTGTTTCTCCACTTATATAATAGCCCAAACCCATACAACTGCTTTGACTATCGACCCCTTCCCCTCTTGACATTACTATAACATAACGCAATTTACTTTCAGCAATCACCATTCTGTTTCTGCTATCTTAAGCTTATATGCTAGGAATCGCTAAAATAATCCTTTACAATTTATTAAGGGTGTTTATGTCATAAAAAGAAACTTATTATTGGGAGGGAGAACATGTTTCTAGCTTGGAATGAAATAAAAAACAATAAATTGCGTTTTACCTTGATTATTGGTGTATTAATACTCGTTTCCTACCTTGTTTTCTTTTTATCGGGACTGGCAAATGGTTTAGAAAATATGAATAAAGCAGCTGTTGATAAATGGAATAGTCAAGGAGTTATTTTGACAAAGGAATCAGACATTAATCTACCTCAATCCAGTTTAAAGCTGGATGATTACAATGGCGAAGGCGCAGATGAATATGCAAGCCTTGCTCAGATCAGTTCCATAGCTACTTCAGGAAACAATAAGTCCAATGTAGCAATTTTTGGTATAAATAAAAATGAATTTATTATGCCAAATGTAACCGAGGGAGAAGAGTTTGACAAAACAGGTGAAGTCATCGCAAATGATTCCCTAAAAAATGAGGGTTTTGAGCTTGGTGATGAATTAAATCTTTCGTCGACAGAGGAAAAGCTGACTATTGTGGGCTTTACGAAGAATGCGAAATTCAGTGCTTCTCCTGTCCTTTATACTGATTTAGATACCGTGCAAAAAATTCGCTACGGGGAAGCTGCTGATAGCTATCAAGATCAGATAAATGCCTTTGTTATTCGGACTACTGATCTGTCAAATGTGGAAGTAAACGAAAATCTGCAAGTCGTGGATACTTCTACATTTATAGAAAATCTTCCCGGCTACTCGGAGCAAAATTTAACATTAACATTGATGATTTATTTCTTATTTGTTATCTCTGCTCTAGTACTCGCCATTTTCTTATACGTCCTTACCATTCAAAAAGTAAGTATTTTTGGTGTAATGAAGGCTCAAGGGATCTCCAGTAAATACTTAGCAGGGTCTGTTATTGCCCAAACATTCTTGCTTTCCATTGCCGGTGTTATCATTGGCTTTATTTTAACGATAATTACTGGATTATTTTTACCTGAAGCCGTACCTGTTGACTTTAACTATCTAGACCTGATTATCTATGGAGTCGTGCTTATTTTTGTCTCCATATTAGGAGCACTCTTCTCTGTTCAAACAATTGTAAAAGTAGATCCACTAAAAGCGATTGGAGGTTAAACCATGGCAACTCTTGAAATGAAGCAAGTAAATAAAGTTTTTGGTTCAGGTCATACGGAAATTGAAGCGTTAAAGCCAACTGATTTCTCCGCGAATAAGAACGAATTAATTGCCGTAATTGGTCCCTCCGGCTCAGGGAAAAGTACCTTTTTAACGATTGCAGGAGGTTTACAAACTCCGACGAATGGAACTGTGTTGATCAACGGTACGGATATTACCAAGTTAAAAGAAAAACAACGTTCAGCAATCCGATTAAGGGAAATTGGCTTTGTTCTGCAAGCCTCAAATTTAGTTCCTTATCTAAATGTCAAACAACAATTGCAGTTATTAGATAAGGTGAAAAAAGATAATTTACCTTTAGAAAAACTTCAAGAGCTTTATCAGACTTTAGGAATGGAGAAGCTTTTAAACAGTTTTCCAGCCGATTTATCAGGTGGTGAAAGACAGCGTGTAGCTATCGCAAAAGCATTGTATACAAATCCAAGTATTATACTTGCTGACGAACCAACTGCTTCGCTTGATTCTGATCGCGCGTTTGAAGTTATGGAAATGCTTAAAGAGCTAACCGTAAACAATAATAAAACAACTATTGTCGTTACGCATGATACGCGACTCATTGACTACTGTAACAAAGTATACAAGATTACCGATGGAAGACTTAGCTTACAAACAGAAAGAACCAAGAGCTAACCGCACCATTATTGATTCTTCCGAAAAAAGCAGATATACTAAGCACGATAAAGTAAGTAGCCAGTTGCATGAATACCGCAACTGGCTACTTTTTTCGTGCCCTGAATTTGCATTGTTTTAGTTATACTTATTCATACATTTTTGGTCCGACTTCGTGGTATGTTCGCCCGACTGTGGAGATACTCTGGTTCGTCTTCGGAGTGTTCTGTTCCGATTTCTGGGCATTTTAGTACGGTTTGATGAAGCTTTGTTTCGACTTTCGGGTATATTGGGTTCGACTTTACAGTGTTCTGTTCCGATTTTACGACATCTTTTTTGTTTTTCAGCTTTCACAGCGGATTGTTGCACTCTATATGACGAATTCTAACCGTTGACTCTAATGCTTATTCGTTACGTTATTTCTAATTCTTGTGGACTTTCTTCACCTTTTTTATTCATTAAGCGGATATGCAAGGGTTTTATTTCTAAAACGATTAAGTTTGGATCATCTCGGCTAGAGAAGTATTGCTTTAGTTGATTACTCCATAATTGTTTTTTTAGTTCTGCAGATTCGTTAAAGCTTACCTTGCCTTCATATTCAACATACGCATCGCCCATTCTCTCTCCTTCATATCCGAGAATAATATGCGTATAAGGATTCTTTTCAAGATCCTCCATTTTTTCCGTATCTTTATCGGTTAATGTATATAGAGTTAAGTTATTATGATAAAATGTCATATACCTAGAGTGAGGCATATTCCTTTTTACTGTT
This window harbors:
- a CDS encoding PTS fructose transporter subunit IIC: MSFNGKKVGEDLKKAFSTGVSYMMPSVIVGGIFLAIALSSGTPTDEGMVVTNPFLQNLNTIGVAGFAMMIPILAGYIAYSIAGKPGLIPGMILGHIANTPLGDEGVSTGFLGAMIVGIMAGYLAKYVKTWKVGPTIRTIMPILIIPIITTFIVGMVYIYILAQPLSGFVTSLVDFLSSLQGGNALLLGLVIGAFTAIDMGGPINKTVTAFTLALMAEGIFEPNGAHRIAVAIPPLGLAISTFISRRKYTKAERGMGVSAGFMGLIGITEGAIPFAVNDLKRVIPAIMIGSAVGGGIGMLQNVGTYIPHGGLIVIGAVDGKLWFFLAMLIGSLVTALILHFTKPDLPEAELPKTK
- a CDS encoding class II D-tagatose-bisphosphate aldolase non-catalytic subunit, translating into MKTPIKSTVKALLELQEEDKSATLLGIGPMSKNLLQASFELARDYDFPLMFIASRNQVDMDELGGGYVNGWNQFTFMEAIKEMAVKTNFNGLYYVCRDHGGPWQRDKERNEHLPVNEAMALGKKSYLADIEAGFDLLMIDPTKDPFEVGKVIPLETVIERTVELIEYCEQKRKARNLPEIGYEVGTEETNGGLTSTNIYETFILRLQEELDEKGLPMPTFIVGQTGTLVRKTEQVGQFNFENAYELAQMAKKYGVGLKEHNGDYLDDVSLLEHIPSQIAATNVAPQYGTEETRGYLKLASVEQKLKDYGLIENPSNLRDVLLYHAIKSERWRKWMVGDQTKLTVDEIMKDAELSTAILDIAGHYTFNLAEVKKEIDKLYANLNQVNINGQRFIVEHIKRPIRDYVECYNLQGATTRIKEKL
- the tkt gene encoding transketolase, whose translation is MFDNIDHLAVNTIRALSIDAINAANSGHPGLPMGAAPMAYVLWTKHLKVNPKNPKWANRDRFVLSAGHGSAMLYSLLHLAEYDVTIDDLKNFRQLGSRTPGHPEFGVTDGVEATTGPLGQGIANAVGMAMTEAHLAASYNQDSFPIIDHYTYALCGDGDLMEGVAAEAASLAGHLKLGKLIVLYDSNDISLDGPTSKAFTEDVGARFIAYGWQHIVVADGNDLESISKAIETAKAEIERPTLIEVKTIIGYGAPHQGTNKVHGSPLGEENTMIAKEKYSWAFPPFTVPKEVALCFHEHLVKPGEKREQQWNSLLATYEQQFPKKGKQLIDALNGNLPANWEDLLPRYSTTDTPIATRKASEAAIQAISKKLASFWGGSADLSSSNNTMIHQSKDFSPLDYSGRNIWFGVREFAMGAIMNGMLLHGGTIPYVGTFFVFSDYLRAAIRVAAISHLPGIYVLTHDSISVGEDGPTHEPIEQLASFRSMPNISVIRPADGNEASQAWRMAIRSTSKPTLLILSRQNLPILPGTREKARLGVEKGAYILSPARSTTQHGIIIASGSEVNLAIQVQKKLSENEIDVSVVSMPSFDLFDQQDKTYQAHVLPNHIRNRVSIELGSNFGWSKYTGLDGINISVDKFGASGKGEEVVKAYNFTTKHIVRKYLEVFCNE
- a CDS encoding ABC transporter permease — protein: MFLAWNEIKNNKLRFTLIIGVLILVSYLVFFLSGLANGLENMNKAAVDKWNSQGVILTKESDINLPQSSLKLDDYNGEGADEYASLAQISSIATSGNNKSNVAIFGINKNEFIMPNVTEGEEFDKTGEVIANDSLKNEGFELGDELNLSSTEEKLTIVGFTKNAKFSASPVLYTDLDTVQKIRYGEAADSYQDQINAFVIRTTDLSNVEVNENLQVVDTSTFIENLPGYSEQNLTLTLMIYFLFVISALVLAIFLYVLTIQKVSIFGVMKAQGISSKYLAGSVIAQTFLLSIAGVIIGFILTIITGLFLPEAVPVDFNYLDLIIYGVVLIFVSILGALFSVQTIVKVDPLKAIGG
- a CDS encoding ABC transporter ATP-binding protein encodes the protein MATLEMKQVNKVFGSGHTEIEALKPTDFSANKNELIAVIGPSGSGKSTFLTIAGGLQTPTNGTVLINGTDITKLKEKQRSAIRLREIGFVLQASNLVPYLNVKQQLQLLDKVKKDNLPLEKLQELYQTLGMEKLLNSFPADLSGGERQRVAIAKALYTNPSIILADEPTASLDSDRAFEVMEMLKELTVNNNKTTIVVTHDTRLIDYCNKVYKITDGRLSLQTERTKS
- a CDS encoding pyridoxamine 5'-phosphate oxidase family protein; this translates as MKQEALRKEIEHILENSYIGPMATVKRNMPHSRYMTFYHNNLTLYTLTDKDTEKMEDLEKNPYTHIILGYEGERMGDAYVEYEGKVSFNESAELKKQLWSNQLKQYFSSRDDPNLIVLEIKPLHIRLMNKKGEESPQELEIT